In Daucus carota subsp. sativus chromosome 4, DH1 v3.0, whole genome shotgun sequence, one DNA window encodes the following:
- the LOC108219182 gene encoding amino acid permease 6, with product MNTEIRKQPFYTEKLENGDSDKNFDDDGRVKRTGTLLTASAHIITAVIGSGVLSLAWAIAQLGWVTGTAVLLIFSVITYFTSTLLADSYRSPDPVTGKRNYTYMDVVRSHLGGYKVQLCGLAQYGNLIGVTIGYTITASISMVAVMRSNCFHNKGTRDHKECSDSSYPFMSVFAIIQIILSQIPNFHKLSWLSILAAVMSFAYSSIGLALSIAKVAGGAHPRTTLTGTTVGVEVTGSEKIWRTFQSIGDIAFAYNYSTVLIEIQDTLRSPPSENKVMKKASLAGVSTTTMFYMLCGCLGYAAFGNKAPGNFLTGFGFYEPFWLIDFANICIAIHLIGAYQVFAQPIFGFVESRCSKRWPESQFIAAEHPIPIPFCGVLHINFFRMVWRTAYVIITSVIAMLLPFFNDFLGLIGAAAFYPLTVYFPIEMYIARAKIPKFSFTWVWLKILSWVCLIVSIVAAAGSIEGLITDLKTYKPFKNVED from the exons ATGAATACAGAAATTCGCAAACAGCCTTTCTACACCGAAAAACTCGAAAATGGTGACTCCGACAAGAATTTCGATGATGATGGTCGTGTCAAAAGAACCG GAACATTGCTGACTGCGAGTGCACACATAATAACAGCAGTGATTGGGTCTGGAGTGCTGTCTCTTGCATGGGCCATAGCGCAGCTGGGCTGGGTCACCGGAACCGCGGTTCTGCTGATTTTCTCGGTTATCACTTACTTCACGTCCACTTTGCTGGCGGATAGTTACCGGTCGCCGGACCCCGTCACCGGCAAGAGGAACTACACTTACATGGACGTCGTCAGATCTCATTTAG GAGGTTACAAGGTTCAGCTATGTGGTTTAGCTCAGTATGGAAACCTTATTGGAGTTACCATTGGCTATACAATTACCGCATCCATTAGTATGGT CGCTGTGATGAGGTCAAACTGCTTCCATAACAAGGGCACTCGTGACCATAAAGAGTGCTCTGATTCAAGCTACCCATTCATGTCCGTATTTGCAATAATCCAGATTATTCTGAGTCAAATACCGAATTTTCACAAGCTGTCATGGCTCTCTATTTTAGCCGCTGTCATGTCCTTTGCTTACTCCTCCATCGGCCTTGCCCTTTCCATCGCCAAAGTTGCAG GAGGAGCACATCCGAGAACAACGCTGACAGGGACAACAGTGGGAGTGGAGGTAACAGGGTCAGAAAAGATCTGGAGAACATTTCAATCCATCGGAGATATCGCTTTCGCTTATAACTACTCCACAGTCCTCATTGAAATTCAG GATACACTGAGATCACCCCCATCGGAGAACAAAGTGATGAAAAAGGCTTCCTTGGCTGGAGTTTCCACCACAACTATGTTCTACATGTTGTGTGGCTGCTTAGGCTATGCTGCATTTGGGAACAAGGCGCCTGGAAATTTTCTCACTGGTTTTGGTTTCTATGAGCCCTTCTGGCTAATCGACTTCGCCAACATCTGCATTGCAATTCATCTCATCGGTGCATATCAG GTGTTTGCACAGCCCATATTCGGATTTGTTGAGTCTCGGTGCAGCAAGCGATGGCCAGAGAGCCAATTCATAGCAGCTGAGCACCCGATTCCCATTCCATTCTGTGGAGTGTTGCATATCAATTTCTTCAGGATGGTGTGGCGAACAGCGTACGTGATAATCACCTCTGTGATTGCCATGCTACTCCCGTTCTTCAACGACTTCTTGGGATTAATCGGGGCTGCTGCTTTCTACCCATTAACTGTATATTTCCCAATAGAAATGTACATTGCGCGAGCAAAGATACCAAAGTTCTCCTTCACCTGGGTGTGGCTCAAGATTTTGAGCTGGGTGTGCTTGATCGTGTCGATTGTAGCAGCTGCAGGATCCATCGAAGGCCTGATCACAGATCTCAAGACATACAAGCCCTTTAAAAACGTAGAGGATTAA
- the LOC108216008 gene encoding KH domain-containing protein HEN4, producing MSVQLIPTKRKHDRNEPEVRGKWQKTAARASQSLGSPLETTFLRVLCPVSKGDSVISKDGGIILQIYQRTGAMVRVEEIVPGCDERVIVILESDKENGGGSNQNKEGEGKNTSVEGGSEQKKEEEEKNTSDEVGDADEQENDGQDKHSVAAGDAGSEKGPSAAQKALLLVFEKIAEREQETDGGNEVNQKASICTVRLLILSTQLGCILGKGGSVIRQMVSESGAQIRIIPSDKKPVCASTHDDVVQITGSLDKVRRALLCVSQQLLEHPLRGDESLAINTTRPSQSSDHLFPRLKTYPVRNFPFPSQGPPYVVPRDGENGILGHVNPSRYILTFRLLCPAERAGGVVGKGGSIVNTLQQETGCEIKVIGGLDSEDRVIIISGPAHSADRISAPQDGVLRVQARIVAASSEGKEKTAVAKILVFSNQIGCLLGKGGAIITEMRKFTGAYIRIMPKDHIPKCASENEEVIQIKGEFDQVQEALLHITDRLRENFFRNVVPFMKNPSNHAFPDQGPPFLSNMERIELSPPRTYFSLTPSTHKFNVGGPPTHGGFDLHEDRTPLMHNIHRPGFPPHISERMLPAATWSSQGLSEGGGRIGLPDYSGGPDRRMTGSGGGSQHAIITSTTLEVLVPRSAVPAIYGEDGECLKQIREISDAKITITDPKPGAAETAIIISGTPEQTCAAQSLIHAFVISESIAA from the exons ATGTCAGTTCAACTGATTCCGACTAAGAGAAAGCACGACCGTAATGAGCCAGAAGTTAGGGGAAAGTGGCAAAAGACTGCAGCTCGTGCTTCACAGAGTTTGGGAAGCCCTCTTGAAACCACTTTCCTCCGCGTACTTTGTCCTGTATCGAAAGGTGACAGTGTAATCAGTAAGGATGGGGGCATCATCTTACAAATTTATCAAAGAACAGGTGCAATGGTCAGAGTTGAGGAAATTGTTCCCGGATGTGATGAAAGGGTCATTGTCATTCTTGAGTCTGACAAGGAAAATGGAGGTGGCAGTAATCAGAACAAAGAGGGGGAAGGAAAAAATACCAGTGTTGAAGGTGGCAGTGAacagaagaaagaggaggaagaaAAGAATACTAGTGATGAAGTTGGCGATGCAGATGAACAAGAGAATGATGGTCAAGATAAACATTCTGTTGCTGCCGGGGATGCAGGATCGGAAAAGGGACCTTCTGCTGCTCAGAAAGCGCTGTTACTTGTTTTTGAAAAGATTGCCGAGAGAGAACAAGAAACAGATGGGGGTAATGAAGTAAATCAGAAGGCTTCAATATGTACTGTGAGGTTGCTTATTCTTTCTACCCAATTGGGCTGCATTTTGGGGAAAGGAGGTAGTGTAATTAGACAAATGGTGTCGGAAAGCGGGGCACAAATTAGAATTATTCCTTCGGATAAGAAACCTGTCTGTGCCTCTACTCATGATGACGTGGTCCAG ATAACTGGGAGCCTGGATAAGGTAAGGAGAGCTCTTTTATGTGTCTCGCAACAGCTTTTGGAGCATCCTCTCCGGGGTGATGAATCACTAGCTATCAACACCACCAGGCCATCTCAATCTTCTGATCATCTTTTTCCGAGGCTAAAGACCTACCCCGTACGAAACTTTCCTTTTCCATCTCAAGGACCCCCTTATGTTGTTCCTCGCGATGGTGAAAATGGCATCCTAGGCCACGTGAATCCTTCACGGTATATCCTGACATTTCGGTTACTCTgccctgctgaaagagctggAGGTGTGGTTGGGAAGGGAGGATCTATTGTCAACACATTACAACAGGAGACCGGCTGTGAAATAAAAGTAATTGGTGGCTTAGATTCAGAGGATCGTGTCATCATCATATCGGGTCCAGCG CATTCAGCTGATAGAATATCTGCTCCGCAAGATGGAGTTCTCCGTGTCCAGGCCAGGATAGTTGCGGCTTCTTCTGAGGGTAAGGAGAAAACAGCTGTGGCAAAAATTCTTGTATTCTCCAATCAAATTGGTTGTCTCCTGGGCAAAGGTGGTGCTATCATAACTGAAATGAGGAAGTTTACTGGGGCTTATATACGTATAATGCCGAAGGATCATATTCCAAAATGTGCCTCAGAGAATGAAGAAGTAATTCAG ATAAAGGGAGAATTTGACCAAGTTCAAGAAGCCCTACTGCACATAACTGACAGACTGCGTGAAAATTTCTTCCGTAATGTAGTTCCTTTCATGAAGAATCCTTCAAATCATGCATTTCCAGATCAAGGACCCCCATTTCTTTCAAACATGGAAAGAATTGAACTATCACCGCCTAGAACGTATTTCAGCCTCACCCCATCAACTCACAAATTTAATGTTGGTGGGCCTCCTACGCATGGGGGATTTGATCTGCATGAGGATCGCACTCCTCTTATGCACAATATCCACAGACCAGGCTTTCCCCCTCATATTTCTGAAAGGATGCTACCTGCAGCCACATGGAGTTCTCAG GGACTAAGTGAAGGTGGTGGACGTATAGGTTTGCCAGACTATTCCGGAGGCCCAGACAGAAGAATGACTGGATCTGGAGG GGGAAGCCAACATGCTATCATCACTAGCACCACTTTGGAAGTACTAGTTCCCCGTTCAGCTGTACCTGCAATTTATGGCGAGGATGGTGAATGTCTAAAACAAATCCGAGAG ATATCTGATGCCAAGATTACGATTACTGATCCAAAACCTGGAGCAGCAGAAACTGCAATTATAATATCCGGTACCCCTGAACAGACGTGTGCAGCACAGAGTCTAATACATGCATTTGTCATTAGCGAGTCCATTGCAGCATAA